The Juglans regia cultivar Chandler chromosome 2, Walnut 2.0, whole genome shotgun sequence genome includes a window with the following:
- the LOC118347636 gene encoding uncharacterized protein LOC118347636, with translation MATVAYAAQGRGSPMTSKNLQCFCCKEYGHIAANCPKKYCSYCKKKGHIIKECRIRPQNRQAQAFQTSVIVPPAATPVAHGSSSGASSDFAPPAANYCTPEMVQQMLISALSAMGFQGPGHGGADREGT, from the exons ATGGCAACTGTGGCTTATGCTGCCCAAGGACGAGGATCACCTATGACTTCTAAAAATTTGCAATGTTTCTGTTGCAAGGAGTATGGGCATATTGCTGCCAATTGTCCCAagaaatattgttcttattgcaagaaaaagggtcatattatcaaagaatgtcGCATCCGTCCACAGAATCGTCAAGCTCAAGCATTCCAGACTTCTGTTATTGTTCCTCCTGCAGCAACTCCTGTAGCACATGGCTCCTCCTCAGGTGCTTCCTCTGATTTTGCACCTCCTGCAGCAAATTACTGTACACCAGAAATGGTGCAACAAATGCTCATTTCGGCATTATCTGCAATGGGATTTCAag gaCCAGGTCACGGGGGAGCCGATCGCGAAGGGACCTAA
- the LOC109002525 gene encoding uncharacterized protein LOC109002525 — translation MYIEDLHDKVDRSREELKRSDSERLLLLQELNRKEAELQNSALCIEELEESIAAMALESQCEIESMKLDIMALEQSCFEANKIQEETTEERARMNGMIQELEAQFQDAQKIIESLDDENKELKEKLDMSEKNARLFCQGIEEWLQNKDRSHQKCQTCLSKPEDKLSILKEFGYITLYNYALICV, via the coding sequence ATGTACATTGAAGATTTACATGACAAAGTTGACAGGTCAAGGGAGGAGCTAAAGAGGTCTGATTCAGAGCGCTTGCTCTTGCTGCAGGAACTAAATAGAAAAGAAGCAGAGTTACAAAATTCAGCTTTGTGCATAGAGGAATTAGAGGAATCCATCGCAGCCATGGCATTAGAGTCTCAATGTGAAATAGAAAGCATGAAACTTGATATCATGGCCTTGGAACAGAGCTGCTTTGAGGCTAATAAAATCCAGGAGGAAACTACTGAAGAAAGAGCTAGGATGAATGGGATGATTCAAGAGCTTGAGGCTCAGTTTCAGGATGCACAGAAAATTATTGAATCTCTGGATGACGAAAATAAGGAACTGAAAGAGAAGCTTGATATGTCTGAAAAGAATGCTAGACTATTTTGTCAAGGGATTGAAGAATGGCTGCAAAACAAGGACAGATCCCATCAGAAGTGTCAGACCTGCTTGAGCAAGCCAGAGGATAAGCTTAGTATATTAAAAGAATTCGGGTACATTACACTGTATAATTATGCATTAATTTGTGTGTGA